One window of the Chryseotalea sp. WA131a genome contains the following:
- a CDS encoding GIY-YIG nuclease family protein, which translates to MKFGKTIKIFLIDGDPNGRMSCELSNWTGKAYKIPRIKIKDCSDRSDLTSTGVYLLFGKDDEGKDEVYIGEAESVLKRLNQQLTQKDFWNEAIVFVSEDGNLNKAHIKYLENRLHDIAKLANRYTIDNSIIPTQSAISEPDRAEMEEYIENIKMLVNTLGHKVFDDKREIKLKQKQEAFLIKAARGADAQGEPTSDGFVVFKGSKASSTTVPSMTQSFIKLRQQLIDKGILKQNTDDLEFTEDYIFTSPSLGAAIVMGRNANGLEEWKLKSGQTLKGFETNDKNNVA; encoded by the coding sequence ATGAAATTCGGTAAGACAATAAAAATTTTCCTCATAGACGGAGATCCAAACGGGCGAATGAGTTGCGAGCTTTCCAACTGGACGGGAAAAGCATATAAGATTCCAAGAATAAAAATCAAAGACTGCTCTGACCGTAGCGACTTGACAAGTACAGGAGTTTATCTTTTATTCGGAAAGGACGATGAAGGAAAAGACGAAGTTTATATTGGTGAGGCCGAATCTGTCCTAAAAAGACTTAATCAACAATTAACTCAAAAAGACTTTTGGAATGAGGCAATTGTTTTTGTAAGCGAAGACGGGAATTTAAATAAAGCGCATATAAAATATCTCGAAAATCGGCTCCACGACATTGCTAAGCTTGCTAACCGCTACACAATTGACAATTCAATTATTCCGACACAATCTGCAATTTCCGAACCTGATAGAGCAGAAATGGAAGAGTATATTGAAAACATAAAAATGCTTGTAAACACACTGGGACATAAAGTATTTGACGACAAACGAGAAATCAAACTAAAGCAAAAGCAAGAAGCATTTCTGATTAAAGCTGCTCGCGGTGCGGACGCTCAAGGTGAACCTACCTCAGACGGTTTTGTTGTTTTTAAGGGTTCAAAGGCTTCATCGACAACAGTTCCATCAATGACTCAATCCTTTATTAAACTTAGACAGCAACTAATTGATAAAGGAATTCTAAAACAAAACACTGACGACTTGGAATTTACAGAAGACTATATTTTCACAAGTCCATCATTAGGTGCGGCAATTGTAATGGGACGTAATGCTAACGGACTTGAAGAATGGAAGTTGAAAAGCGGACAAACACTTAAGGGTTTTGAAACAAACGACAAAAACAACGTGGCATAA
- a CDS encoding ABC transporter permease, producing the protein MIANNIKIVFRQLTRNKSFSLINLIGLITGLTVCLFITQFVWFEYSFEQFNKNADRTYRVNLYNTSNGVFEEISKGTVSGLAYAIKQTLPDIEAVGRLSSKEGAVVSNPIEKIRNFESRIVFADPSIVDVLAINVLSGDNLKVLKTAQSIIISKSIASKYFGNADAVGKSLEIGFPGANIEMRLYVVDGVFEDIPANANQQFDIVLPPKNEQEWNENWAWSNVTTYLRLNPNSSPERLREGLAKIVKQYHQDDTGDKYLLEPIGDIRLHALDGSGKATMVNFFLGLGLVVLMLAWFNYISLSTARLLESMKEVGIRKLIGASRKQLIFRFLTESFVFNTISFLCAILLFVIVWPLAATYFKIPSSELILEIPQVYLFLLAALVAGVVMSGLYPAIFLSSFKPLQSIKGKLNEFTERSTLRKVLVVTQLTVSLILITAIFAIQKQIDFIRSQSLGISLEQTLIIDSPVLTDATTVNKYEPFKNEVLRLPSVNGVTYASSFPGSEIDWHRADITLNEENAPYRYSSRIVSIGTEFLGVFNLALLTGRNFNPDLESDRKAMLINEEATKMFGFKGVEDAIGKIIFIGSRRFEVIGVIKNYHVRSLQHQLQPLLYMQGYPKNPAYAIKLAGQNFTSTISTIEKQWRETYPDNIFSYYFLDEKFDMQYTTVKQIGMIVGVLTFLAVVVSFLGLFGLSLYTVNRKTKEIGIRKVLGASSFSIVSLLSKDYVKLVIIGCAIGLPVGYEMIKKWLQTYAYQMPINASLFLVPVLILVLLTTLTISVKTVKSASTNPIDSLRYE; encoded by the coding sequence ATGATTGCTAATAATATCAAAATTGTTTTTCGTCAGCTGACAAGAAACAAATCATTCTCACTTATAAATCTTATTGGATTAATTACAGGACTAACAGTTTGTTTATTTATCACTCAATTTGTTTGGTTCGAGTACAGCTTTGAACAATTTAATAAGAATGCGGACAGAACATACCGTGTAAATCTCTACAATACCTCTAATGGCGTTTTTGAAGAAATTTCAAAGGGAACGGTATCGGGACTGGCTTATGCTATTAAACAAACACTTCCGGATATTGAGGCAGTTGGGCGACTTAGTTCAAAAGAAGGAGCCGTTGTGTCTAACCCTATTGAGAAGATAAGAAATTTCGAGAGTCGTATTGTCTTTGCTGACCCCTCAATTGTTGACGTTTTGGCAATCAATGTTCTTTCTGGTGATAATCTCAAAGTTCTCAAAACTGCTCAATCCATTATTATATCGAAGTCCATCGCAAGTAAATATTTTGGCAACGCTGATGCTGTCGGCAAATCTCTTGAGATTGGTTTCCCTGGTGCTAATATTGAAATGCGGCTATATGTTGTAGATGGCGTTTTTGAAGATATCCCAGCAAACGCTAATCAGCAGTTTGACATTGTATTGCCACCTAAAAACGAACAAGAATGGAATGAGAACTGGGCTTGGAGCAACGTAACTACATATCTGCGCTTGAATCCCAATTCTAGTCCTGAACGCCTAAGGGAAGGACTGGCAAAAATTGTAAAACAATATCATCAAGACGATACTGGCGACAAGTATTTATTAGAGCCCATTGGTGACATCCGCTTGCACGCTTTGGATGGAAGTGGCAAAGCAACAATGGTAAATTTCTTTCTTGGATTAGGTTTGGTTGTTTTGATGTTGGCATGGTTCAACTACATAAGCCTTTCTACTGCTAGACTTTTGGAAAGCATGAAGGAGGTGGGCATTCGTAAACTTATCGGAGCCAGTAGGAAGCAACTGATTTTCCGATTCCTTACTGAATCATTTGTCTTTAATACAATTTCGTTTTTGTGTGCGATTTTGTTGTTCGTGATTGTTTGGCCACTGGCAGCGACTTACTTCAAGATACCATCTTCCGAATTAATTCTAGAGATACCGCAGGTTTACTTGTTTCTATTGGCCGCATTGGTAGCTGGAGTTGTGATGTCAGGGCTGTACCCAGCTATTTTTCTTTCGTCATTTAAACCGCTTCAATCTATAAAGGGAAAACTCAACGAATTCACTGAACGCTCAACACTAAGAAAAGTGTTGGTAGTAACTCAACTCACCGTATCGTTAATACTGATTACAGCAATTTTTGCTATTCAAAAGCAAATTGACTTTATCCGGAGTCAAAGTCTCGGAATCTCATTGGAGCAAACTTTAATTATAGATTCGCCCGTACTAACGGATGCAACAACGGTCAATAAATACGAGCCGTTTAAAAACGAAGTTCTTCGATTACCCTCGGTGAATGGCGTTACATATGCCTCAAGTTTTCCCGGGTCTGAAATTGATTGGCATAGAGCTGATATTACATTGAATGAGGAGAATGCTCCTTACCGTTATAGTAGTCGTATAGTAAGCATAGGGACTGAGTTTCTGGGCGTTTTTAATTTGGCGTTGTTGACTGGGCGAAACTTCAATCCAGACCTTGAAAGCGATAGGAAAGCAATGTTGATTAATGAAGAGGCTACCAAAATGTTTGGATTTAAGGGAGTAGAAGATGCTATAGGAAAAATTATCTTTATTGGAAGCAGACGATTTGAAGTCATCGGAGTAATAAAAAATTATCACGTTAGATCGCTACAGCATCAGCTTCAGCCTCTATTATATATGCAGGGTTATCCCAAAAATCCAGCTTATGCGATCAAACTTGCTGGTCAGAATTTTACAAGTACAATCTCAACTATTGAAAAACAATGGAGAGAAACTTATCCGGACAACATATTCAGTTATTATTTCTTAGATGAAAAATTTGACATGCAGTACACAACGGTCAAGCAAATTGGAATGATAGTAGGCGTATTAACATTTCTGGCTGTTGTTGTTTCATTTTTGGGTTTGTTCGGATTGTCATTGTATACCGTTAACCGTAAAACCAAAGAGATTGGAATAAGAAAGGTACTTGGAGCCTCTTCATTTAGTATTGTTTCACTTCTATCAAAAGACTATGTCAAGTTGGTAATAATTGGATGTGCCATTGGACTTCCTGTAGGCTATGAAATGATTAAAAAATGGCTGCAGACATATGCGTATCAAATGCCTATAAATGCATCACTGTTTTTAGTTCCAGTTTTGATCCTTGTACTGCTGACGACTCTGACAATAAGTGTAAAGACAGTAAAATCTGCAAGCACAAATCCGATCGACAGTTTGAGATATGAATAG
- a CDS encoding energy transducer TonB — protein sequence MTKIKGVTIEFNCPETLDSKLHCDKCSHAVIDFTNKTDKELKEEIKKSKGPICGLFKKSQLSDQFLKYAAATFIATSLTVPTLGQEVIKGDSLLKACEKIETENEEEVFLGIIVETQAEPIGGYKKFFEAIASKMNYPSGLKEKGKSFVEFTIDSVGQMKDVRLIKGFNELADKEAVRVLSTLNYPFNPGRQRGKPVKTRLVIPITFDPKSGEKR from the coding sequence ATGACAAAGATTAAAGGCGTTACTATTGAGTTTAACTGCCCTGAGACATTGGACAGCAAACTTCACTGCGACAAATGTTCTCATGCTGTTATAGATTTTACCAACAAGACGGATAAGGAATTAAAGGAAGAAATTAAGAAATCGAAAGGACCGATTTGCGGACTATTCAAAAAATCACAACTCAGCGACCAATTTTTAAAATATGCGGCTGCGACATTTATCGCAACATCGTTGACAGTTCCGACACTTGGACAAGAAGTAATAAAAGGGGACTCATTACTGAAAGCGTGTGAAAAAATAGAGACTGAAAATGAAGAAGAAGTATTTTTGGGAATAATTGTTGAGACTCAGGCTGAACCAATAGGTGGTTATAAAAAATTCTTTGAGGCAATTGCAAGTAAAATGAACTACCCAAGCGGACTTAAGGAAAAAGGAAAATCGTTCGTTGAGTTTACTATTGACTCCGTTGGACAAATGAAAGACGTGAGATTGATAAAAGGGTTCAACGAGTTAGCTGACAAGGAAGCAGTTCGGGTTCTTTCGACATTGAACTATCCATTCAATCCTGGACGACAAAGAGGTAAACCCGTTAAAACAAGATTGGTTATACCAATAACGTTTGACCCAAAAAGTGGTGAGAAGAGGTAA
- a CDS encoding GTP cyclohydrolase yields the protein MYIISLTYKTTIDEVEKHIEEHINFLEKYYALDKFVFSGRKNPRTGGIILANNISDIEVQEIIKEDPFYKNQIADYEITEFTPTKYDQRFKPFITE from the coding sequence ATGTACATAATATCACTGACATATAAAACAACAATTGACGAAGTTGAAAAGCATATTGAAGAGCATATTAACTTTTTAGAAAAATATTATGCACTTGACAAATTTGTATTTTCTGGGCGTAAAAATCCAAGAACTGGCGGAATTATTTTGGCAAACAACATTTCAGACATTGAGGTTCAGGAAATTATCAAAGAAGACCCATTCTATAAAAATCAAATAGCTGACTATGAAATTACAGAATTTACACCAACAAAGTACGACCAAAGATTTAAACCATTCATAACCGAATAA
- a CDS encoding carboxypeptidase-like regulatory domain-containing protein — protein MRLIIISALSFFLINANAQSNILKVKGKVISENGMPVAFVNIGIVNKNIGTVSNAQGLFAIDISGFYAKERIMFSCIGYETNEYVLDSLISQIDKNSGVIKMKEKILVLKEVVVKTKKTKIVLEGSRTESTRLTAGFPSYKYLGSEIGIGVNVKARENTIASLEEFSFFVASSVPDDTIIMRLNIYKLDNKKLPDVPMLRDRVILSVPNRRGWVRTDLTAYKLYTESDFVITLEWIDYNLKNSKIRFSSSFPYTGKIYFRLASQGKWWTPRGGPIGFNVKLSYYPKV, from the coding sequence ATGAGACTTATAATAATTTCAGCTCTTTCATTCTTCCTTATTAATGCAAACGCACAAAGTAATATACTGAAAGTTAAAGGTAAGGTAATCTCAGAAAATGGAATGCCAGTCGCTTTTGTTAATATTGGAATCGTTAACAAAAATATAGGGACAGTTTCTAACGCTCAAGGGTTGTTTGCAATTGATATTTCAGGTTTTTATGCAAAAGAGCGAATCATGTTTTCCTGTATAGGGTATGAAACGAATGAATATGTTTTGGATTCTCTTATAAGCCAAATTGATAAAAACTCGGGTGTAATTAAGATGAAGGAAAAGATTTTAGTTTTGAAGGAGGTGGTTGTTAAAACTAAGAAAACAAAAATAGTTTTGGAAGGAAGTAGAACAGAGTCAACAAGATTAACAGCGGGATTTCCAAGTTACAAATATTTAGGTTCGGAAATTGGTATCGGGGTAAACGTTAAAGCTAGAGAAAACACTATCGCGAGTCTAGAGGAATTTAGTTTTTTCGTAGCATCTTCTGTTCCAGATGATACTATTATAATGCGTTTAAACATCTATAAACTAGACAACAAGAAATTGCCTGATGTTCCAATGTTGAGGGACAGAGTTATCTTATCAGTTCCCAACCGAAGAGGTTGGGTTAGGACTGATCTCACTGCTTATAAACTATACACAGAATCGGATTTTGTGATCACCTTGGAATGGATAGATTATAATTTAAAGAATTCTAAGATTAGATTCTCTTCTTCTTTTCCGTATACCGGAAAAATTTATTTTCGACTTGCGAGTCAAGGAAAGTGGTGGACTCCAAGAGGTGGGCCAATAGGTTTCAACGTTAAATTGTCATACTATCCTAAAGTATGA
- a CDS encoding HlyD family efflux transporter periplasmic adaptor subunit, with product MEDEDIDNRSEAVRDYLEQVPNGLTRWGSAVISAILLIAISLTWLIRYPTLVRADFKLITKVAPKPVVARADGRLEKLLIANHQLVSSGQLLGFLESAAHHEEVLSLETELNVVRQLFEKDNFNGLDSLRLASYENLGDVQSSYQSFRQQFAQLNSLLGKKYYNKKIELLKSDILELETMNDHQKSQYNLYERDAALAESEFAMNQSLFKDKVIAKLDLDKEESKLLAKRLPLKNIKTSILNNNAQIRSKEKEIIDLEKQALEQKESFRQSINSLNSSIATWRNRYLLISPTAGKILYANNLQEKENVEINRELFQVFEINSLYVGTLTIQQDNSGKIKIGQRVLIKFQSYPFEEYGMVEGNISSLPQLSTDDNKLFFAFVELPNGLNTNHNKLLTYNYGMTASAEIITEDLRLIERIFYTIRKIFN from the coding sequence ATGGAAGACGAAGATATCGATAACAGAAGCGAAGCCGTGCGAGATTATCTAGAGCAAGTACCCAACGGTCTGACCCGTTGGGGTTCAGCTGTTATCTCTGCTATTTTGCTAATTGCCATTTCTTTGACGTGGTTGATCCGTTACCCAACTTTGGTGCGCGCTGATTTTAAACTCATCACTAAAGTAGCACCCAAACCTGTGGTTGCCAGAGCAGACGGAAGATTGGAAAAATTATTGATTGCTAATCATCAACTAGTTTCATCAGGCCAGCTATTAGGATTTTTAGAAAGTGCTGCGCATCACGAGGAAGTACTTAGTTTAGAAACGGAGCTAAATGTAGTTCGTCAACTATTTGAAAAAGACAACTTTAATGGTTTAGATTCGCTGAGACTTGCATCGTACGAAAACTTGGGCGATGTACAATCATCTTATCAATCATTCCGCCAACAATTTGCCCAGCTTAACTCTCTACTAGGAAAAAAATACTATAATAAAAAAATTGAGCTTTTAAAAAGTGATATTTTAGAATTGGAAACGATGAACGATCATCAAAAAAGTCAATACAACCTTTATGAAAGGGACGCTGCGTTGGCCGAAAGTGAATTTGCCATGAACCAAAGCCTTTTCAAAGATAAAGTAATTGCTAAATTGGACTTAGATAAAGAAGAAAGCAAGTTGTTGGCAAAGAGGCTTCCATTAAAAAATATTAAGACATCCATACTCAACAACAACGCTCAAATACGAAGCAAAGAAAAAGAGATTATTGATTTAGAAAAGCAGGCATTGGAACAAAAAGAAAGTTTTCGGCAGTCGATTAACTCATTGAATAGCTCAATTGCCACTTGGCGAAATAGGTACCTGTTAATTTCACCAACGGCTGGCAAAATACTTTATGCCAATAATTTGCAAGAAAAAGAAAACGTAGAAATCAATAGAGAACTATTTCAAGTATTTGAAATCAATTCTCTGTATGTGGGAACGCTGACGATCCAACAGGATAATTCAGGTAAGATTAAGATAGGTCAACGGGTATTGATAAAATTTCAAAGCTATCCGTTTGAAGAATACGGTATGGTTGAAGGTAACATATCATCACTTCCACAACTATCTACCGATGATAACAAATTATTCTTTGCCTTTGTGGAATTGCCCAATGGCTTAAATACAAACCATAATAAATTGCTCACATACAATTATGGGATGACTGCATCGGCTGAAATAATTACGGAGGACCTGCGATTGATAGAAAGGATTTTTTACACTATTCGTAAAATTTTCAATTAA
- a CDS encoding peptidase domain-containing ABC transporter encodes MKKSFPFYRQLDRMDCGPTCLRMIAKHYGKSFDMAYLRQIANLARDGSTLGGLADAAEKIGLSTLALNTSYKDLATEIPLPCVAHWRQRHYVVVYEASDKQVKIADPAHGLINYTPEEFCKGWIPEKNVSVDAEGVLLLFETTPSFFDQEEHTVNGKSPFKFLQRYFKPYQRFSIQLFLGLLVGSFVQLALPFLTQQIVDVGINTKNLNFIYLILAAQLMLFISQTGIRVVRSWILLHITSRMNLRMLSDFLIKLMNLPISFFDSKSQGDLLQRIQDHNRVQSFLSATTLDVLFSIIPFVVFGAILSYFNLTLFIIFLIGSALYIIWVLIFMKRRAEIDYKYFDQASGNQSSTIQLITGMQEIKLNGSEKRRRWEWEAIQTRLFKLNMKSLRLSQSQNEGGQFINEVKNILISFVAAQSVISGQITFGGMLAIQYIIGQMNVPINNFIAFIRSYQDARLSIERLAEIHNKPNEESMNNQLIHELPSQKSIKLDNVSFRYGSSSAALVLKNISFDIPEGKVTAIVGASGSGKTTLLKLLLKYYEPVEGQITLGNSNLKNISYNFWRSHCGVVMQDGFLFSDSIARNISESDENGAIDRKKLQEAVRVANIGSFIEELPMAYNTRIGASGMGVSGGQKQRIIIARAVYKNPKFLFFDEATSSLDANNEAVIMKNLESFFQNRTVVVVAHRLSTVKNADQIIVLNKGEIVETGTHGELTAKHGYYYTLIKNQLELGN; translated from the coding sequence TTGAAAAAATCTTTTCCTTTTTATCGTCAACTGGACAGGATGGACTGCGGGCCAACTTGCCTGCGCATGATTGCTAAACATTACGGTAAGTCTTTTGACATGGCCTACCTCCGTCAGATAGCAAATCTTGCTAGAGACGGTTCAACACTAGGTGGGCTTGCAGATGCTGCGGAGAAAATTGGCCTGAGTACGTTAGCACTGAATACTTCTTACAAAGATTTAGCAACGGAAATACCATTACCCTGCGTTGCGCACTGGAGACAACGGCACTATGTGGTGGTATATGAGGCTTCTGATAAACAAGTAAAAATAGCAGATCCTGCACATGGTCTTATCAACTATACTCCCGAAGAATTTTGCAAAGGTTGGATTCCAGAAAAAAATGTTTCTGTTGACGCGGAGGGGGTTTTACTTCTATTTGAAACCACACCCTCATTTTTCGATCAAGAAGAACATACTGTAAACGGAAAATCTCCATTCAAATTTTTACAACGGTACTTTAAGCCTTACCAGAGATTCTCCATTCAGTTATTTCTAGGCTTGTTGGTAGGTAGTTTCGTCCAACTAGCCTTGCCGTTTCTCACACAGCAAATTGTGGATGTGGGCATCAACACCAAAAATCTTAATTTCATTTACCTGATACTCGCGGCACAATTGATGTTGTTCATTTCGCAAACGGGCATTCGTGTGGTTCGCAGTTGGATATTGTTGCATATCACTAGCAGAATGAACCTTAGGATGCTCTCAGACTTCTTGATTAAGCTTATGAACTTGCCCATTTCATTCTTTGATTCTAAAAGCCAAGGGGATTTGTTGCAACGCATTCAGGATCATAACCGTGTTCAATCGTTCCTTTCTGCCACTACACTGGATGTGTTGTTTTCAATTATTCCCTTTGTCGTATTTGGTGCTATTTTATCTTATTTCAACCTCACGCTTTTTATAATTTTCTTGATTGGCTCTGCTTTGTACATAATATGGGTATTGATTTTTATGAAACGTAGGGCAGAGATTGATTATAAGTATTTCGACCAGGCCAGCGGCAATCAAAGCAGCACCATTCAGCTCATCACGGGTATGCAAGAGATAAAACTAAACGGCTCAGAAAAACGTAGGCGATGGGAGTGGGAAGCAATACAGACCCGCTTGTTTAAACTGAACATGAAAAGCCTTAGGCTTTCTCAATCTCAAAACGAAGGTGGCCAGTTTATTAATGAAGTAAAAAATATCCTGATCAGTTTTGTGGCTGCACAAAGCGTAATTAGCGGGCAAATTACATTTGGAGGGATGCTAGCAATACAATACATCATCGGACAGATGAATGTGCCCATTAACAATTTCATTGCCTTTATCAGGAGCTACCAAGATGCACGTCTAAGCATCGAACGATTGGCAGAAATCCATAATAAGCCCAACGAAGAATCGATGAATAATCAATTGATTCACGAACTGCCTAGCCAAAAATCAATCAAATTGGATAATGTTAGTTTTAGGTACGGAAGTAGTTCGGCTGCGTTGGTTTTAAAAAATATCAGCTTTGATATCCCTGAAGGAAAAGTTACTGCAATTGTTGGGGCAAGCGGTAGTGGAAAAACAACCTTGTTAAAGCTACTATTAAAATATTACGAACCTGTGGAGGGACAAATTACTTTAGGAAATAGTAACCTTAAAAACATTAGCTATAATTTTTGGCGCAGCCACTGTGGTGTGGTGATGCAAGATGGTTTTCTATTTTCAGACTCCATTGCAAGGAACATCAGCGAATCGGATGAAAATGGAGCGATAGATAGAAAGAAACTGCAGGAGGCCGTGCGTGTTGCCAACATCGGTAGCTTTATTGAAGAATTACCCATGGCCTACAATACCCGTATAGGAGCGAGCGGTATGGGCGTAAGTGGTGGCCAGAAGCAGCGCATCATTATAGCACGTGCTGTCTATAAAAATCCTAAATTTCTGTTTTTTGATGAGGCTACCAGTTCTCTTGATGCAAATAATGAAGCGGTTATCATGAAAAATTTAGAAAGTTTTTTTCAAAACAGAACGGTAGTGGTAGTTGCTCATCGTCTTAGTACGGTAAAAAATGCAGATCAAATAATTGTACTTAATAAAGGAGAGATTGTTGAAACAGGGACTCATGGAGAACTTACCGCCAAGCATGGTTATTATTATACATTAATAAAAAATCAATTAGAGTTAGGGAATTAA
- a CDS encoding MBL fold metallo-hydrolase — protein MNYKLKHCFLLVILVVVFGLIASGQTIENYKKSLAILSKSQTAMGVNNNPILIAAKGTIYNLGHYETPEKTKELNLQETYGYFAKEKVAYLYSEMQNRGNTYKRASVSKFDSLYERGYYARELARGTSQDFNFETARALPTEILRLAYQNRKSLRYLGEQSPYHLISFSYSANQSTTLYINQQTHLLEKVETLGYSPIYGDVSFETVYKDFTDKNGLKIPSTRMDYESGKLERELTYSEPRFDLKPDTSNLKIKWVPEQFKKKLTEPVSTKEQFEFSAISPTLDLVKIISQNNKMLIAKFTDYIALFEVPQGIDLNLQLMDELKIRYPDRPLRYLFVTHHHPDHAGGIRAYATLPVTFVTTQGNKDYFDKLLITQHSVGSARLMNTEPIRMKMDFIPINGKKKFKDKANEVVGYEIGINTSHTNEHIAYYFPKSKILWTGDLLFFDQKETVYPAGARGKSIYDLIVAKKLVVDKIYTSWPLHGQKEFGTIAFLKKLTTP, from the coding sequence ATGAATTACAAACTAAAGCACTGTTTTTTATTGGTCATATTAGTAGTAGTATTCGGTTTAATAGCATCTGGCCAAACCATTGAGAACTATAAAAAATCTTTAGCCATCTTATCAAAATCTCAGACCGCCATGGGCGTAAACAACAATCCAATTCTTATTGCCGCCAAAGGAACTATTTATAACCTAGGCCATTACGAAACCCCTGAAAAAACGAAAGAACTAAATCTGCAAGAGACGTACGGGTACTTTGCAAAAGAGAAAGTAGCGTACCTGTATAGCGAGATGCAGAACCGCGGGAACACCTATAAACGAGCATCTGTTTCTAAATTCGATTCTCTATATGAACGTGGTTACTATGCGCGTGAACTAGCCCGGGGCACGTCTCAAGATTTTAATTTTGAAACAGCTAGAGCATTACCAACCGAAATATTGCGGTTGGCTTACCAAAACAGAAAGTCGCTAAGGTATTTGGGCGAACAATCACCTTATCATTTAATTTCATTTAGCTATTCTGCCAACCAAAGCACAACACTTTATATCAATCAACAAACCCATTTGCTCGAGAAAGTTGAAACGCTTGGTTATAGCCCTATCTATGGTGATGTTTCATTTGAAACGGTTTATAAAGATTTTACCGATAAGAACGGTTTAAAGATTCCTTCTACACGTATGGATTATGAGTCTGGGAAACTCGAACGCGAGCTAACATATAGCGAACCACGTTTTGACTTAAAGCCAGATACTAGCAACCTAAAGATAAAATGGGTGCCTGAACAATTTAAAAAGAAATTAACAGAACCCGTATCAACAAAAGAACAATTTGAATTTAGTGCCATTTCGCCCACGCTTGATTTAGTCAAAATAATATCTCAAAATAATAAGATGTTGATTGCCAAGTTTACGGATTATATTGCTTTGTTTGAAGTGCCTCAAGGGATTGATTTGAACCTGCAGTTAATGGATGAATTAAAGATACGTTATCCAGATAGACCGTTACGATATTTGTTTGTAACCCACCACCACCCTGACCATGCAGGTGGCATACGGGCTTACGCAACTTTGCCAGTAACTTTTGTAACTACCCAAGGAAATAAGGATTACTTTGATAAATTATTGATAACACAGCATTCTGTTGGCTCTGCTAGATTAATGAACACTGAGCCTATCAGAATGAAAATGGACTTTATTCCAATTAATGGGAAAAAAAAATTTAAAGATAAAGCAAATGAAGTGGTTGGATATGAAATTGGCATAAACACTTCGCATACGAATGAGCATATCGCATACTATTTTCCAAAGTCAAAAATCTTGTGGACAGGAGACTTACTTTTCTTCGACCAAAAAGAAACAGTCTATCCTGCGGGGGCGAGAGGTAAGTCAATTTATGATTTAATTGTCGCTAAGAAATTAGTGGTGGATAAAATATATACATCATGGCCTCTCCATGGGCAAAAAGAGTTTGGAACTATTGCCTTTTTGAAAAAACTAACTACGCCTTAA